Proteins found in one Paenibacillus sp. FSL R10-2782 genomic segment:
- a CDS encoding permease, which translates to MKTSTLLKMLPFMIPFAFLIPVLVTLSPRWLRLLDMSQLQPLKTVFMGIFLEAVPFLLIGVLVSSLLRWLVPETWIRKIAPAHPVSGVLLASLLGLLFPICECGMIPVVRQLMLKGMPAYMGITFILSGPIINPVVLVATMMAFPSHPEVTAVRIGLAFAVSAIIGLIVYAFVRVHPLKRSLLSFSQQRQNNQTHQHNRTWRGFFVHAGDEFLDMSKYLIIGALLTACIQTFIPRDEMLSLSGGTAGSYAFMMGFAYVLSLCSTSDAFVATAFSHTFTLGPLASFLVLGPMLDFKGTLMLLSTFRTKFVAVLCLLIVSFVLAGSIAAEWLLGR; encoded by the coding sequence TATGATTCCGTTTGCCTTTCTCATCCCTGTGCTTGTTACGCTATCTCCCCGATGGCTTCGTTTGTTAGATATGAGTCAACTGCAACCGTTAAAAACGGTATTTATGGGCATCTTTCTGGAAGCTGTCCCGTTTCTCCTTATCGGTGTACTCGTCTCATCCCTTTTGCGATGGCTCGTACCAGAGACATGGATTCGCAAAATAGCGCCTGCGCATCCTGTGTCGGGTGTCTTGCTGGCCTCCTTGCTGGGTCTGCTGTTTCCCATTTGTGAATGCGGCATGATCCCTGTCGTTCGCCAATTGATGCTCAAGGGAATGCCTGCCTATATGGGCATCACCTTTATTTTAAGCGGGCCGATTATCAATCCCGTAGTGCTGGTTGCGACGATGATGGCCTTCCCTTCCCATCCCGAGGTCACTGCCGTTCGAATAGGGCTGGCCTTTGCCGTTTCCGCGATCATTGGGCTGATCGTGTATGCCTTTGTGCGTGTGCATCCGCTCAAAAGGTCATTGCTCTCTTTTAGCCAGCAAAGGCAGAACAACCAGACTCATCAGCACAATCGCACATGGCGGGGCTTTTTTGTACATGCTGGCGACGAATTTTTGGACATGAGCAAATATCTCATTATCGGCGCGTTGCTGACAGCCTGCATACAGACCTTCATCCCGCGTGATGAAATGCTTTCGCTAAGCGGTGGAACGGCTGGCTCGTACGCCTTTATGATGGGCTTTGCCTACGTCTTGTCGCTATGCTCCACCTCCGATGCCTTCGTCGCTACTGCTTTTTCGCATACCTTTACACTGGGTCCGCTGGCATCCTTTCTCGTATTAGGCCCGATGCTGGATTTCAAAGGCACGCTCATGCTGCTAAGCACCTTCCGCACCAAATTTGTCGCCGTCTTGTGCTTACTCATTGTTTCGTTCGTCCTGGCGGGCTCTATAGCTGCTGAATGGTTATTGGGGAGGTGA